One window of Anaerolineales bacterium genomic DNA carries:
- a CDS encoding phosphatidate cytidylyltransferase, giving the protein MTALHWNVLLIYGFFLVIATLLAFTRRWLDPNGTGESVWRKYPLYIFINLCFVAAGWLPPNWHALTILLGLLGAFASWEISSALKLSSLAFYFAAITFTGIVLADFLQIEIWLKAWLALMLVVFSMGTLTRKPEDYPAFAFAIAGCLIYLPICLVTYIWIQQNDPAGFRAAFLYLVIATNDAFAQIIGQSFGRRQLAPQVSPAKTVEGAIGGLLFAVAMAVALGQSIGMTHITAGVIGFTIGLAGLIGDLTASMWKRALGKRNYSAMLGAQGGVMDRFDGLIFAAPVFYLLITIAV; this is encoded by the coding sequence ATGACAGCCCTTCATTGGAATGTGCTTCTCATCTATGGTTTTTTCCTGGTGATTGCTACATTGCTTGCGTTTACCCGCCGCTGGTTGGACCCGAATGGAACGGGCGAAAGTGTCTGGCGGAAATATCCGCTTTATATTTTCATCAACCTTTGTTTTGTAGCCGCGGGCTGGCTCCCGCCAAATTGGCATGCGTTGACCATTCTGCTCGGGTTATTGGGAGCCTTCGCTTCCTGGGAGATATCGAGCGCGCTCAAGTTGTCTTCGCTGGCTTTTTATTTTGCAGCCATCACGTTTACGGGAATCGTTCTTGCCGATTTTCTCCAAATCGAGATCTGGCTGAAAGCCTGGCTTGCATTGATGCTCGTCGTTTTCTCGATGGGAACTTTGACCCGAAAGCCTGAGGATTATCCCGCGTTCGCCTTCGCTATTGCCGGGTGTCTGATATATCTTCCGATATGCCTTGTAACATATATTTGGATTCAACAAAACGACCCGGCAGGGTTTCGAGCCGCTTTTCTGTATCTGGTCATCGCAACGAACGATGCCTTTGCGCAGATCATCGGGCAGTCTTTCGGACGCAGGCAATTGGCTCCGCAGGTCAGCCCGGCAAAAACGGTCGAGGGCGCAATTGGCGGACTTTTATTCGCTGTTGCAATGGCAGTTGCTCTAGGTCAGTCAATTGGGATGACGCACATCACAGCAGGCGTGATCGGATTTACGATCGGGCTGGCGGGACTGATCGGCGACCTGACCGCCTCGATGTGGAAACGCGCACTGGGTAAACGAAATTACTCCGCCATGCTTGGGGCTCAGGGCGGAGTAATGGATCGGTTCGATGGCTTGATCTTTGCCGCGCCGGTTTTTTATCTTTTGATTACGATTGCAGTTTGA
- a CDS encoding GNAT family N-acetyltransferase, with the protein MKVLDFDFDKDLLKRFLDFPQRLYASDPNWLPDPGEERLLTDGFSSSLWRNFLVLNGNEIVGRVTAIINPLLRDEHGQPYGQLGFFDCRDDLQAAQLKVDGALTWLRSKLGPESTIFAPMNFDTWHPYRLRTKGFDQPTFLMEPCNPAHYPGLLERLGFAPITRYVTKTVNDLDPALNVWREYHSRAISWGYSVRTFNPADASGEISLVYRLSTDMFRENYYFTDISENEFRALYAGAAGRIDPDLFLFIIDPQQNPVGLCYSFVDHRMTGTVNVKTFGVLPHVRGEGVGAALAYEVYRRFQQKGYKCVNHCLLRAGNRADKFDGGLGEVTREYTLYTRQLRS; encoded by the coding sequence ATGAAGGTCCTGGATTTTGATTTCGACAAGGACTTGCTGAAACGATTTTTGGATTTTCCTCAGCGACTTTACGCCTCAGACCCGAACTGGCTGCCCGATCCCGGCGAGGAGCGATTGCTCACCGATGGATTTTCCTCATCCCTCTGGCGGAATTTTTTGGTATTGAATGGAAATGAAATTGTCGGAAGAGTCACCGCCATCATCAACCCTTTGCTGCGCGACGAACACGGTCAGCCTTATGGACAGTTGGGTTTCTTTGATTGCAGAGATGATCTGCAGGCTGCACAATTGAAGGTCGATGGAGCGCTGACTTGGTTGAGGTCAAAACTGGGACCCGAATCCACGATTTTTGCGCCGATGAACTTTGACACCTGGCACCCGTACCGCCTTCGCACCAAAGGCTTCGACCAGCCGACCTTCCTCATGGAACCCTGTAACCCGGCGCATTATCCGGGATTGTTGGAAAGACTTGGTTTTGCCCCCATCACCCGCTATGTCACCAAAACGGTTAACGACCTGGATCCTGCTCTGAATGTGTGGCGGGAATATCATTCACGCGCGATCTCTTGGGGATATTCCGTCCGAACCTTCAACCCAGCCGATGCATCTGGAGAAATATCCCTGGTTTACCGGCTCTCGACAGATATGTTCCGCGAAAATTATTATTTCACTGATATATCCGAAAACGAATTTCGCGCTTTGTACGCGGGTGCGGCAGGCAGGATCGACCCCGATCTGTTCCTGTTCATTATCGATCCGCAGCAGAACCCGGTGGGATTATGTTATTCGTTTGTCGATCACCGCATGACCGGGACGGTGAACGTCAAAACCTTTGGTGTATTGCCACATGTCCGCGGGGAGGGGGTTGGTGCGGCGCTTGCCTATGAAGTGTATCGGCGTTTTCAGCAAAAAGGTTACAAATGTGTGAATCATTGTCTGTTGCGGGCAGGCAACCGCGCCGATAAATTTGACGGCGGCTTGGGTGAAGTAACGCGGGAGTACACCTTATACACACGGCAACTCCGATCATGA
- a CDS encoding UbiA family prenyltransferase, translating into MIKHFWAYLQERFPLQANGVLIVSYFTANYLLALGAVFGKSQPLEMSWRFAAGCLVLLLMFFHMRVIDEHKDYEQDRIVHPERVLSRGLVTLKQLRYAGIFAVTVEVMLSLLLGVPAFVMCLVVLAFSGLIYKEFFIAEILERHLLANAFIHLLIMPAYCLYVFAVAADRSFWLAPMPILLYAWVSYGVGLGYEVARKTRAPADEREGLITYSAVMGPYRSAFISLLALLFSGMVSMIVGAQMEFAWWYHAAVAALLGVVVFGVLYFYIKTTGRTAASLQLYAGMFIFAFDILLAVELIRSHGLIWS; encoded by the coding sequence ATGATAAAACATTTTTGGGCATACTTGCAGGAACGTTTTCCTTTACAGGCGAACGGCGTCCTCATCGTTTCGTATTTCACAGCCAACTATCTGCTTGCGCTTGGCGCGGTTTTCGGTAAAAGCCAGCCCCTTGAGATGTCGTGGAGATTCGCTGCGGGTTGTCTGGTTTTGTTGCTCATGTTCTTTCATATGCGGGTCATAGACGAACACAAGGATTATGAGCAGGATCGCATCGTACACCCGGAGCGGGTGCTGTCACGTGGATTGGTCACTTTGAAGCAACTTCGATATGCTGGCATCTTTGCAGTGACCGTCGAAGTGATGCTGAGTCTTCTTTTGGGGGTTCCGGCGTTCGTGATGTGCCTGGTGGTACTTGCCTTTTCCGGGCTTATTTACAAGGAATTCTTTATCGCGGAAATTCTTGAAAGACATCTGCTGGCGAATGCGTTTATTCACCTGTTGATCATGCCTGCTTATTGCCTGTATGTGTTTGCCGTTGCGGCCGATAGATCGTTCTGGCTGGCGCCCATGCCGATATTGCTCTATGCCTGGGTCAGCTATGGAGTGGGGCTTGGGTATGAAGTTGCCCGCAAAACGCGCGCGCCTGCGGATGAACGCGAAGGTCTGATTACATACTCGGCTGTGATGGGACCGTATCGTTCTGCTTTCATCAGCCTGCTGGCGTTGTTGTTTTCGGGCATGGTCAGTATGATCGTCGGCGCTCAAATGGAGTTCGCCTGGTGGTATCACGCGGCGGTCGCAGCGCTGTTGGGGGTGGTTGTATTTGGTGTGTTGTACTTTTATATTAAAACGACGGGCAGGACTGCCGCAAGCCTGCAGCTTTATGCAGGGATGTTCATCTTTGCCTTCGACATTCTTTTGGCGGTGGAATTGATCCGCTCGCATGGGCTGATCTGGTCATGA
- a CDS encoding AMP-binding protein — protein sequence MNIASLLGSVPESDRSALIFPTSHPSIFSFRLLDELSSRLAGGFLGSGLKTRSRVVVLAPISLNLYAGLIALFKMGATPVFLDPQSGFGQLEKTISSIRPDGLICGQKINWLRWFLPDLRRIPRVFPTDGNSRFSLNRLAVSFSPHSEISEVDLESPALITFTGGSTDPLGSRGVIRTHGLLAAQHAALSRALPNDTSDIDMPAFPIATLHNLASGITSVIPDFPFRRPDAVRPERILEQIRQHEVTTASGPPAYWSVIVEHCLRLQQSLPLRRIVTGGAPVTPFFLEKLERVAPHAEILNVYGSTEAEPVAVIKSCDAMDEMKKPVAPRAGIPLGRAVPEVRIRILSADGIELETGQVGEIWVGGNHVARKYFSNPAAESKNKRFDSDGVLWHCMGDLGYKDETGLLWLAGRVNTIVVRGEKNLYPVFVETVAEALPFVRRAALIGMPDSKLGERSVLIVEFAENSPKPKDWVNQLRALCGEHGWALDEIRAARRLPVDARHNSRLDYKRLKTKRLG from the coding sequence ATGAATATTGCATCCCTGCTTGGCTCGGTGCCTGAGTCGGATCGTTCGGCGCTTATTTTTCCGACAAGTCATCCATCCATTTTTTCTTTTCGGCTGCTTGATGAATTATCCTCCCGGCTGGCGGGGGGCTTTCTTGGAAGCGGCTTGAAAACAAGGAGCCGGGTCGTTGTGTTGGCTCCGATTTCATTAAACCTTTATGCTGGTCTGATCGCATTATTCAAAATGGGAGCTACGCCGGTGTTCCTCGATCCGCAAAGCGGATTTGGACAACTGGAGAAGACGATCTCTTCGATACGACCGGATGGATTGATCTGTGGTCAAAAGATAAATTGGCTGCGGTGGTTTTTACCAGACTTGCGCCGCATCCCTCGCGTTTTTCCAACGGATGGAAATTCCAGGTTTTCTTTGAATCGTCTGGCTGTATCCTTTTCACCGCACTCCGAAATCTCTGAAGTGGACCTCGAATCTCCGGCGTTGATCACATTTACGGGCGGAAGCACCGATCCATTGGGTTCGCGCGGCGTGATTCGCACTCACGGATTGCTGGCTGCACAACATGCCGCATTGAGTCGCGCGTTGCCCAATGACACCTCGGATATCGACATGCCTGCGTTCCCGATTGCGACTTTGCATAATCTGGCATCCGGCATAACAAGCGTCATCCCGGATTTTCCATTCCGCCGCCCGGATGCAGTTCGACCGGAACGGATTCTCGAACAGATTCGTCAGCATGAAGTTACAACCGCATCCGGGCCACCCGCTTACTGGTCTGTGATTGTGGAGCATTGCCTGCGCCTTCAGCAATCTCTGCCTCTGCGGCGCATTGTCACAGGCGGAGCGCCGGTTACCCCTTTCTTTTTGGAAAAACTGGAACGCGTTGCGCCCCACGCAGAGATCCTTAACGTTTATGGGAGTACGGAAGCGGAACCGGTTGCGGTCATTAAGAGCTGCGATGCCATGGATGAAATGAAAAAGCCTGTAGCGCCGAGGGCAGGCATCCCGTTGGGAAGAGCCGTGCCCGAGGTCAGGATCCGGATTCTAAGTGCGGATGGGATCGAGCTTGAGACAGGTCAGGTGGGTGAAATTTGGGTGGGTGGGAATCATGTGGCGCGGAAATATTTTTCCAACCCGGCGGCTGAATCAAAAAATAAACGATTCGACTCAGATGGCGTTTTATGGCATTGCATGGGCGACCTGGGTTACAAGGATGAGACCGGTCTTTTATGGCTTGCCGGGCGGGTGAACACGATTGTTGTGCGCGGTGAAAAAAATTTATACCCGGTGTTTGTGGAAACGGTGGCGGAAGCTTTGCCGTTCGTGCGCCGCGCGGCATTGATCGGAATGCCGGACTCGAAGCTGGGTGAGCGTTCTGTATTAATAGTAGAATTCGCGGAAAATTCACCAAAACCAAAAGATTGGGTGAATCAATTGCGCGCCTTGTGCGGTGAGCATGGCTGGGCGCTGGATGAGATCCGTGCAGCCCGCCGCCTGCCGGTGGATGCCCGCCATAACTCGAGGTTGGATTACAAGCGCTTGAAAACAAAGAGACTTGGATGA
- a CDS encoding CDP-alcohol phosphatidyltransferase family protein: MNRKDYFIVSPTWVDILTLGSLALSTLGLYQAARGRLSLAIVFMLVAMFADMFDGLIARRLKLESEFGRQLDGFCDVFTYLVLPLYILFQIGMNDALSITALFVYLAGGLLRLSKFNMIGVVEEAGIAYHIGLQVIWSQLFVVLAFPLWSWLGDISRFILAPILFLMSFFMIRNLRFPKPTRYVLQTIIILAVASAYLYLHLIGIHTP; encoded by the coding sequence ATGAATCGAAAAGATTATTTCATTGTCTCTCCAACCTGGGTGGATATATTAACTCTGGGAAGTTTAGCGCTCTCCACTCTCGGTTTGTATCAGGCTGCGCGAGGTCGGCTTAGTCTCGCCATCGTATTCATGTTGGTCGCGATGTTCGCGGATATGTTCGATGGCTTGATCGCGAGGCGTTTGAAATTGGAAAGCGAATTCGGCAGACAGCTGGATGGTTTCTGCGACGTATTTACATATCTGGTCCTGCCGTTATACATTTTATTTCAGATTGGCATGAACGACGCGCTTTCGATAACTGCGCTATTTGTTTATCTCGCCGGCGGCCTGCTCAGGCTTTCGAAGTTCAACATGATCGGCGTCGTGGAGGAAGCGGGGATTGCTTATCACATCGGTCTGCAAGTGATCTGGAGTCAGCTTTTCGTTGTATTGGCGTTTCCGCTTTGGTCCTGGCTGGGGGATATTTCCCGGTTTATACTGGCGCCGATCCTGTTCCTGATGAGTTTTTTCATGATTCGTAATTTGCGTTTTCCGAAGCCGACCCGATATGTTCTTCAGACCATCATCATCCTGGCTGTGGCATCTGCCTATCTTTACCTCCATCTGATCGGTATTCATACTCCATGA